In Vespula vulgaris chromosome 7, iyVesVulg1.1, whole genome shotgun sequence, a single window of DNA contains:
- the LOC127065252 gene encoding UPF0669 protein C6orf120 homolog, which translates to MKIIFLNLLLLPCILSLNEELLHYVSDDVSSGSYKYYSLMYEGIIKIQLISQSGDADLYASHTTTKLTYEPDHYSLQSTTCGEDIIVVPDSFKRPVSIGVYGHPSHELSKYTLLVYEVISTDEDTTYDQKTENIYKDSDNKV; encoded by the exons ATGaagattatatttcttaatttgcTTTTG CTACCTTGCATTTTATCATTGAATGaagaattattacattatgtCAGTGATGACGTATCAAGTGgatcttataaatattatagtttaatgTATGAAGGtattatcaaaattcaattaatatcCCA AAGCGGAGATGCAGATTTGTATGCATCGCATACAACAACAAAACTAACTTATGAACCAGATCACTATAGTCTGCAATCTACAACTTGTGGGGAAGATATTATAGTTGTACCAGACag TTTCAAAAGACCTGTTAGCATAGGAGTATATGGGCATCCATCACATGAATTAAGTAAATATACTTTGTTAGTATACGAAGTGATATCAACGGATGAAGATACAACTTATGATCAAAAAACAGAGAATATTTACAAGGATAGTGATAACAaggtataa
- the LOC127065053 gene encoding DNA repair endonuclease XPF isoform X2 — MLEYENEMFLEILHEDGLVITAKGLGIETVFVNILKVYLDPGNLVIVLGTTDHDERYFIDKLQDLGTKNLPRIVTGQCTSNEREVMYLEGGILFIPGRILVVDLLKNRLPLNLVTGILVYKAHNILRSYQEAFAIRLYRQTNKTGFIKAFSNSALSFTFGFSNVERVMKTLFVKKLYLWPRFHTIVNNSLSKLKPEVLEFHVKITIKMLHIQTALLDSMNYVVKELKRINKYLDLEELTVENAIAKKFHKQLQSQLDPVWHQLSSTTKQLLSDLKTLRGLLMSLTYKDCVSFYSTLNSLRTMDYAMQSSGWLMLDAVENLFKYAKERVYTEKNELKPEPNPKWVALSEVLNEIQRDKKKEDNENPEKVLVLVHDRQTCYQLKKFLTMGANEYLLDEAFKKLQHDNLHKSNIAENNEKSMSTTESDKDEEIMDTQDSYVLTLSQKAVTESQSTDPENEYHETLFEECSQIAELDLTTITTTAPIIILQSLKKDGDPMALQRTLKESKPSNVIMYVADIAAVRQLEIYQNNNPSINLKVYFLIYGGSVEEQEYLTALRREKEAFHVLINTKKTMVVPEDQDGKSEDCLTFATQSSNEMEQNTRKGDQENQKNIINKVIVDMREFNSELPSILHSRGIQIEPVTLAIGDYILSPEICIERKSVSDLIGSLNTGRLYNQAVAMTRHYSKPMLLIEFDQNKPFCFQGCYYMGKDVKSFAITSKLQLLTLHFPKLKFVWSPSPHASAQLFEELKSGRDQPNAEKAITIGVNENAEDEQVMIQKYNPHIQDFIAKLPGVHSKNLCAILNQGKSLDHLIKFTEDELAEMIGNKSDAQMLYNSIHNKCCPDEETDIKSIGGRKVSKGRGKKLFSRIKQ, encoded by the exons ATGTTGGAATACGAAAATGAGatgtttttagaaatattacaCGAAGATGGCTTAGTGATTACAGCAAA GGGTTTGGGTATAGAAActgtatttgtaaatatattaaaagtcTATTTAGATCCTGGAAATCTTGTTATTGTTTTGGGAACTACCGATCAcgatgaaagatattttatagataaattaCAAGATTTGGGTACAAAAAATTTACCTCGTATTGTAACGGGTCAATGTACATCCAACGAAAG aGAAGTGATGTATCTAGAAGgtggaatattatttataccaGGACGAATTTTAGTCGtagatctattaaaaaatagattgcCACTGAACTTAGTTACTGGAATTCTTGTATATAAAGCTCATAACATTTTGCGTTCGTACCAAGAAGCGTTTGCAATCAGACTGTACAGACAAACAAATAag ACTGGTTTCATCAAAGCTTTTTCTAATTCGGCattatcttttacttttgGATTTTCTAATGTAGAACGTGTAATGAAAActctttttgttaaaaaattatatctatggCCTCGCTTCCACACAATTGTCAATAACAGTTTGTCGAAACTTAAG cCTGAAGTTTTGGAATTTCACGtgaaaattacaataaaaatgttacaCATTCAGACTGCTTTATTAGATTCAATGAATTATGTGGTGAAAGAattaaaacgtataaataaatat ttAGATCTGGAAGAATTGACAGTTGAAAATGCAATAGCTAAGAAGTTTCACAAGCAACTCCAATCACAATTAGATCCTGTTTGGCATCAACTTAGTTCCACTACAAAGCAATTGTTATCAGATTTGAAAACATTACGAGGACTTcttat GTCTTTAACATACAAAGATTGtgtatcgttttattcgacGTTAAATAGTTTACGAACTATGGATTATGCTATGCAAAGTTCAGGATGGTTGATGCTAGATGCGGTCGaaaatctatttaaatatgcgaaagaaagagtttACACGGAAAAAAATG AATTGAAGCCAGAACCAAATCCAAAATGGGTTGCATTGAGTGAAGTATTAAATGAGATacaacgagataaaaaaaaagaagataatgaaaatccAGAAAAGGTTCTCGTTTTAGTTCATGATAGGCAAACGTGTTAtcagttaaaaaaatttttaactatGGGAGCTAATGAATATTTACTCGATGAAGCGTTTAAAAAACTGCAACACGATAATCTTCACAAATCAAA TATTGCCGAGAATAACGAAAAATCAATGTCAACGACTGAATCtgataaagatgaagagataATGGATACACAAGATAGTTATGTATTGACATTATCGCAAAAGGCTGTTACAGAGAGTCAATCTACTGATCCGGAAAATGAGTATCATGAAACTTTATTTGAAGAATGTTCTCAA ATAGCTGAATTAGATCTAACAACAATTACAACAACTGCACCCATAATCATTCTACAATCTTTAAAGAAAGATGGTGATCCAATGGCATTACAACGAACGCTAAAGGAAAGTAAGCCTAGCAATGTAATAATGTATGTCGCTGACATCGCAGCCGTACGTCAACTAGAA atatatcaaaataataatccttcaataaatttaaaagtatattttttaatttatggaGGATCTGTTGAAGAACAGGAATATCTAACAGCTTtaagacgagagaaagaagcttTCCATGTTTTAATCAACACTAAAAAA acaaTGGTTGTACCTGAAGATCAAGATGGAAAATCAGAAGATTGCTTAACATTTGCAACACAGTCAAGCAATGAGATGGAACAAAATACGCGCAAGGGAGAccaagaaaatcaaaaaaatatcattaataaagtCATAGTTGATATGAGAGAGTTTAATAGCGAACTGCCATCCATTTTACATTCTCGTGGCATACAGATTGAACCTGTAACTCTAGCT ATCGGAGATTATATTCTATCTCCAGAAATTtgcattgaaagaaaaagtgtatCTGATTTAATTGGTTCTCTTAATACTGGAAGATTATACAATCAAGCTGTTGCTATGACTCGACATTATTCTAAACCAATGCTTCTTATCGAATTTGATCAGAATAAACCATTCTGTTTCCag gGTTGCTATTACATGGGTAAAGATGTTAAAAGTTTTGCTATCACATCAAAATTGCAATTGCTGACTTTACATTTTCCTAAACTAAAATTCGTATGGTCGCCAAGTCCGCATGCATCTGCGCAGTTGTTTGAAGAATTGAAG AGTGGTAGGGATCAGCCAAATGCTGAAAAGGCTATCACGATTGGAGTAAATGAAAATGCAGAAGATGAACAAGTGatgattcaaaaatataatcctCATATACAAGATTTCATTGCCAAGTTACCTGGTGTACATTCGAAGAATTTATGCGCAATTTTAAATCAAGGAAAATCGCTTGATCatcttattaaatttacaGAG GATGAATTGGCTGAAATGATTGGAAACAAAAGTGATGCACAAATGTTATATAACTCGATTCATAATAAATGCTGTCCAGATGAAGAAAcggatataaaaagtataggTGGTAGAAAAGTTTCAAAGGGACGCGGTAAAAAACTTTTCTCTAGAATAAAGCAATAA
- the LOC127065053 gene encoding DNA repair endonuclease XPF isoform X1: MLEYENEMFLEILHEDGLVITAKGLGIETVFVNILKVYLDPGNLVIVLGTTDHDERYFIDKLQDLGTKNLPRIVTGQCTSNEREVMYLEGGILFIPGRILVVDLLKNRLPLNLVTGILVYKAHNILRSYQEAFAIRLYRQTNKTGFIKAFSNSALSFTFGFSNVERVMKTLFVKKLYLWPRFHTIVNNSLSKLKPEVLEFHVKITIKMLHIQTALLDSMNYVVKELKRINKYLDLEELTVENAIAKKFHKQLQSQLDPVWHQLSSTTKQLLSDLKTLRGLLMSLTYKDCVSFYSTLNSLRTMDYAMQSSGWLMLDAVENLFKYAKERVYTEKNELKPEPNPKWVALSEVLNEIQRDKKKEDNENPEKVLVLVHDRQTCYQLKKFLTMGANEYLLDEAFKKLQHDNLHKSNSIAENNEKSMSTTESDKDEEIMDTQDSYVLTLSQKAVTESQSTDPENEYHETLFEECSQIAELDLTTITTTAPIIILQSLKKDGDPMALQRTLKESKPSNVIMYVADIAAVRQLEIYQNNNPSINLKVYFLIYGGSVEEQEYLTALRREKEAFHVLINTKKTMVVPEDQDGKSEDCLTFATQSSNEMEQNTRKGDQENQKNIINKVIVDMREFNSELPSILHSRGIQIEPVTLAIGDYILSPEICIERKSVSDLIGSLNTGRLYNQAVAMTRHYSKPMLLIEFDQNKPFCFQGCYYMGKDVKSFAITSKLQLLTLHFPKLKFVWSPSPHASAQLFEELKSGRDQPNAEKAITIGVNENAEDEQVMIQKYNPHIQDFIAKLPGVHSKNLCAILNQGKSLDHLIKFTEDELAEMIGNKSDAQMLYNSIHNKCCPDEETDIKSIGGRKVSKGRGKKLFSRIKQ; the protein is encoded by the exons ATGTTGGAATACGAAAATGAGatgtttttagaaatattacaCGAAGATGGCTTAGTGATTACAGCAAA GGGTTTGGGTATAGAAActgtatttgtaaatatattaaaagtcTATTTAGATCCTGGAAATCTTGTTATTGTTTTGGGAACTACCGATCAcgatgaaagatattttatagataaattaCAAGATTTGGGTACAAAAAATTTACCTCGTATTGTAACGGGTCAATGTACATCCAACGAAAG aGAAGTGATGTATCTAGAAGgtggaatattatttataccaGGACGAATTTTAGTCGtagatctattaaaaaatagattgcCACTGAACTTAGTTACTGGAATTCTTGTATATAAAGCTCATAACATTTTGCGTTCGTACCAAGAAGCGTTTGCAATCAGACTGTACAGACAAACAAATAag ACTGGTTTCATCAAAGCTTTTTCTAATTCGGCattatcttttacttttgGATTTTCTAATGTAGAACGTGTAATGAAAActctttttgttaaaaaattatatctatggCCTCGCTTCCACACAATTGTCAATAACAGTTTGTCGAAACTTAAG cCTGAAGTTTTGGAATTTCACGtgaaaattacaataaaaatgttacaCATTCAGACTGCTTTATTAGATTCAATGAATTATGTGGTGAAAGAattaaaacgtataaataaatat ttAGATCTGGAAGAATTGACAGTTGAAAATGCAATAGCTAAGAAGTTTCACAAGCAACTCCAATCACAATTAGATCCTGTTTGGCATCAACTTAGTTCCACTACAAAGCAATTGTTATCAGATTTGAAAACATTACGAGGACTTcttat GTCTTTAACATACAAAGATTGtgtatcgttttattcgacGTTAAATAGTTTACGAACTATGGATTATGCTATGCAAAGTTCAGGATGGTTGATGCTAGATGCGGTCGaaaatctatttaaatatgcgaaagaaagagtttACACGGAAAAAAATG AATTGAAGCCAGAACCAAATCCAAAATGGGTTGCATTGAGTGAAGTATTAAATGAGATacaacgagataaaaaaaaagaagataatgaaaatccAGAAAAGGTTCTCGTTTTAGTTCATGATAGGCAAACGTGTTAtcagttaaaaaaatttttaactatGGGAGCTAATGAATATTTACTCGATGAAGCGTTTAAAAAACTGCAACACGATAATCTTCACAAATCAAA taGTATTGCCGAGAATAACGAAAAATCAATGTCAACGACTGAATCtgataaagatgaagagataATGGATACACAAGATAGTTATGTATTGACATTATCGCAAAAGGCTGTTACAGAGAGTCAATCTACTGATCCGGAAAATGAGTATCATGAAACTTTATTTGAAGAATGTTCTCAA ATAGCTGAATTAGATCTAACAACAATTACAACAACTGCACCCATAATCATTCTACAATCTTTAAAGAAAGATGGTGATCCAATGGCATTACAACGAACGCTAAAGGAAAGTAAGCCTAGCAATGTAATAATGTATGTCGCTGACATCGCAGCCGTACGTCAACTAGAA atatatcaaaataataatccttcaataaatttaaaagtatattttttaatttatggaGGATCTGTTGAAGAACAGGAATATCTAACAGCTTtaagacgagagaaagaagcttTCCATGTTTTAATCAACACTAAAAAA acaaTGGTTGTACCTGAAGATCAAGATGGAAAATCAGAAGATTGCTTAACATTTGCAACACAGTCAAGCAATGAGATGGAACAAAATACGCGCAAGGGAGAccaagaaaatcaaaaaaatatcattaataaagtCATAGTTGATATGAGAGAGTTTAATAGCGAACTGCCATCCATTTTACATTCTCGTGGCATACAGATTGAACCTGTAACTCTAGCT ATCGGAGATTATATTCTATCTCCAGAAATTtgcattgaaagaaaaagtgtatCTGATTTAATTGGTTCTCTTAATACTGGAAGATTATACAATCAAGCTGTTGCTATGACTCGACATTATTCTAAACCAATGCTTCTTATCGAATTTGATCAGAATAAACCATTCTGTTTCCag gGTTGCTATTACATGGGTAAAGATGTTAAAAGTTTTGCTATCACATCAAAATTGCAATTGCTGACTTTACATTTTCCTAAACTAAAATTCGTATGGTCGCCAAGTCCGCATGCATCTGCGCAGTTGTTTGAAGAATTGAAG AGTGGTAGGGATCAGCCAAATGCTGAAAAGGCTATCACGATTGGAGTAAATGAAAATGCAGAAGATGAACAAGTGatgattcaaaaatataatcctCATATACAAGATTTCATTGCCAAGTTACCTGGTGTACATTCGAAGAATTTATGCGCAATTTTAAATCAAGGAAAATCGCTTGATCatcttattaaatttacaGAG GATGAATTGGCTGAAATGATTGGAAACAAAAGTGATGCACAAATGTTATATAACTCGATTCATAATAAATGCTGTCCAGATGAAGAAAcggatataaaaagtataggTGGTAGAAAAGTTTCAAAGGGACGCGGTAAAAAACTTTTCTCTAGAATAAAGCAATAA